The Candidatus Omnitrophota bacterium genome segment GTCGATAGCGATCTTTTCGGCGTATACATACCGGAAGCTTACGGCGGCCTGGGCGGCGGGATCATGGATATGTGCCTTGTTGCCGAGGAACTTTCGAAAGCGTGCGGCGGCATCGCGCTAGGCTTTGCCGGCACTGGTTTAGGAACATTTCCCATCATTCTTTACGGAAGCGAAGAGCAGAAGAAGAAATATCTGCCGGCGATAGCCAAAGGCAAAGTCGCGGCATTCTGCATCACAGAGGCGGAGGCGGGTTCCGACGCGGGTTCGATCAGGACGACCGCTAAAAAAGATGGTGACTCTTACATATTGAACGGCACCAAGCAGTGGATAACGAATGCCGGTGAAGCTGAAGTCTACACCGTTATAGCCATGACCGACAAGACGAAAGGCGCCAGAGGTGCGAGCGCTTTCATAGTTGAAAAGGGAACGAAGGGCGTCGATTTCGGGCAGAAAGAGAAGAAACTTGGCATACGCGCTTCGGCCACAAGAGAAGTTATATTTACCGATTGCCGGATACCAAAAGAGAATCTTATTTCCAAAGAAGGCATGGGTTTTATAGTAGCAATGAAGACTTTTGACAATTCCCGTCCGGGAGTTGCCGCTCAGGCGCTGGGCATTGGCCAGGGCGCGCTCGATCTCGCGGTCGAATACGCGAGAAAACGAGTCCAGTTTGGACAGCCGATATCGAGCTTCCAGGCTATACAGCACATGTTAGCCGACATGGCGACGCAGATAGAGGCCGCCCGGGCGCTCGTTTACGCGACCGCCAGGATGGTCGACTCCGGAGCCAAGGGCGTGGCGAAGGAATCCGCGATGGCGAAGATGTTCGCTTCCGACGTCGCTATGAAGGTGACCGTAGACGCGATACAGGTATTCGGCGGATACGGCTACATGAGAGATTACCCGATCGAAAAATATATGCGTGACGCGAAGATAACCCAGATATACGAAGGTACCAACCAGATACAGCGTAACGTTATCGCCGCGAACCTTATTAAGGAGAGCGTGAAGGGCGAATGAACATCATAGTCTGCATTAAACAGGTTCCGAACACTACCGATGTAAAAATTGACCCGGTCACGAATACGCTTATCCGTGACGGAGTTGAGAGCGTCATTAATCCGTTCGATACTTACGCCATAGAAGAAGCCGTCCGTCTCAAAGAGCGCTTTGGCGGCAAGGTTACCGTTATCACGATGGGGCCGCCACAGGCCGAGAACGCGCTTAAAGAGGCGATCTCGCTCGGATGCGACGAGGCGATCCTCGTAAGCGACAGGAAGTTTGCCGGCTCCGATACATGGGCGACGAGTTACACGCTTTCGTGCGCCATCAAAAAGATAGGCGCATACGATTGCGTGATATGCGGCAAGCAGGCCTCCGACGGTGATACCGCCCAGGTCGGCCCCGGTATATCCACGCATCTGGACATTCCGCAGGTTACTTACGTCAAGAAGGTTGAAGAGATGACCGAGAAGAAGGCCAAGGTAGAGCGTATGACCGAGGATGGTTACGACATCGTCGAGACGCCGCTTCCGTGCCTTTTGACAGTCGTTAAAGAGATAAACACGCCGCGCATACCTTCACTCAAAGGGATGATGAGAGCGAAGTCGGCGAAGATAACGAAATGGAACGCCGACGATATAAAGGCCGATCCGAAGTCGCTTGGCCTCGACGGTTCTCCGACGCGCGTCGTCAAGATATTTACGCCTCCGGCCAGAAAAGGCGGAGAGATGTTGAAGGGTGATACCGGCGACATCGCCAAGGAACTGACGGAACTTTTAAAGGATATAGTTATTTGATTATGACCTCCGAGGTCGCTTAAAAGCGACCTCGGAGGTCGGTATGGTGGATATGGCAAGCTCGATACAAATACTACTCGATAAATGCACAGGATGCACGCTATGCGTGAGAACCTGCCCCTTTGGCGCCGTCCATATGGCCAATAAGAAGGCGGTTATAGACATGGCCAAATGTACGCTGTGCGGCGCCTGCGTTACCGCCTGCAAGTTCAAGGCTATAGAGTTGAATAAAGAGGCCTCAGCGAAGAAAGACCTTTCTGCTTATAAGGACGTCTGGGTATTCTGCGAACAGAAAAAAGGCGTGATACAGACGATATCGTTCGAGCTTCTGGGCGAAGGAAAGAAACTTGCCAAAAAACTCGGTGTTAAACTCTGCGCTGTTATATTGGGACATGATATCGAATCGAAGATAGACGAGCTTTCCGCCCGTGGCGCCGACAAGATATATATAGTAGATGCTCCCGAATTAAAATCCTACCAGGATGATCCTTACACGAATGTCCTTGTTAAACTGATACAGGAATATAAGCCCGAGATCGTGCTGTGCGGCGCTACGGTAGTCGGACGGAGCATGATCTCCCGCATCGCGATAAAGATAGATGCAGGGCTTACGGCTGATTGCACAGGGCTCGACATAGACGAGAAGGAGCGCCTGCTTTTGCAGACACGCCCCGCCTTCGGCGGCAACATTATGGCGACGATTATTACGCCGAATCACAGGCCGCAGATGTCCACAGTCCGCCACAAGGTAATGAAAGAGGCGGAGATACATAAAGGACATAAAGCTGAAGTAATTCGCAAGATATATCCCGCGGATCTACTGAAATCGCGCACCACGCTCCTCGATATAGTCGAGGAGATAGAGGAGACCGTAAATCTCGCCGAAGCGGATATTATCGTATCGGGCGGCAGAGGCTTAGGCGGAGCTGAAAACTTCGCGGTAATAAAAGAATTGGCTAAAGTTTTGAATGGCGCTGTTGGTTCATCGCGCGCCGCGGTCGATGCCGGA includes the following:
- a CDS encoding acyl-CoA dehydrogenase family protein, which codes for MDYLLTEQQVMVRDLARKIAREKIKPLAAKYDESEQFAWEIVKVLVDSDLFGVYIPEAYGGLGGGIMDMCLVAEELSKACGGIALGFAGTGLGTFPIILYGSEEQKKKYLPAIAKGKVAAFCITEAEAGSDAGSIRTTAKKDGDSYILNGTKQWITNAGEAEVYTVIAMTDKTKGARGASAFIVEKGTKGVDFGQKEKKLGIRASATREVIFTDCRIPKENLISKEGMGFIVAMKTFDNSRPGVAAQALGIGQGALDLAVEYARKRVQFGQPISSFQAIQHMLADMATQIEAARALVYATARMVDSGAKGVAKESAMAKMFASDVAMKVTVDAIQVFGGYGYMRDYPIEKYMRDAKITQIYEGTNQIQRNVIAANLIKESVKGE
- a CDS encoding electron transfer flavoprotein subunit beta/FixA family protein, with the translated sequence MNIIVCIKQVPNTTDVKIDPVTNTLIRDGVESVINPFDTYAIEEAVRLKERFGGKVTVITMGPPQAENALKEAISLGCDEAILVSDRKFAGSDTWATSYTLSCAIKKIGAYDCVICGKQASDGDTAQVGPGISTHLDIPQVTYVKKVEEMTEKKAKVERMTEDGYDIVETPLPCLLTVVKEINTPRIPSLKGMMRAKSAKITKWNADDIKADPKSLGLDGSPTRVVKIFTPPARKGGEMLKGDTGDIAKELTELLKDIVI
- a CDS encoding electron transfer flavoprotein subunit alpha; translated protein: MVDMASSIQILLDKCTGCTLCVRTCPFGAVHMANKKAVIDMAKCTLCGACVTACKFKAIELNKEASAKKDLSAYKDVWVFCEQKKGVIQTISFELLGEGKKLAKKLGVKLCAVILGHDIESKIDELSARGADKIYIVDAPELKSYQDDPYTNVLVKLIQEYKPEIVLCGATVVGRSMISRIAIKIDAGLTADCTGLDIDEKERLLLQTRPAFGGNIMATIITPNHRPQMSTVRHKVMKEAEIHKGHKAEVIRKIYPADLLKSRTTLLDIVEEIEETVNLAEADIIVSGGRGLGGAENFAVIKELAKVLNGAVGSSRAAVDAGWMPYSHQVGQTGKTVCPKLYIACGISGQIQHLIGMQSSKVIVAINKDPDAPIFKVATYGIVGDLFEIVPALTKEFKRILKK